In a genomic window of Sutcliffiella sp. FSL R7-0096:
- a CDS encoding TRAP transporter permease, whose translation MDKLTNEEKKQSIVSDEKAKELEEAVDGNSNMRVLTGWIKYSFMTIAVAGALFHLYILNFHPIDPMIFRSIHLAFGAVLGFILFKGWKTNSNKVSILDWLLIAAILYVTFYIYTNLQAVLSRFGTVPQTQDTIVAVLGFIVVLELTRRTSGWTLPILAGIFSLYAFIGPYLPGILNHRGYSFERFVTYIFKDNGIFGVTLDVSSKYILLFIVFGAFLQMSGVGRYFIDFAFSLAGGMRGGPAKVAVISSGLMGMMNGTSAGNAVATGSLTIPLMRRVGYSGRFAAATEATASAGGQIMVPIMGAGAFIMAEVTGIKYSEIIIAATIPALLYFISVYFMVDLQAVKNNMRGLKRNELPSLKGILKQAYLFIPIIILITSLVMGYSVIRSGTISILACLVVSWIHPSTRMGLKKVIYALELGMKNTIQLLAVCACAGIIVGVIALTGVGQRFSSLLLSIADNNMLVALVFAMLISIILGMGMPTTAAYAVAASVVAPGLIQMGLEPLAAHMFVFYFAVMSAITPPVALAAYAAAGVAGTDPFKTGVTAFKLGIAAFIVPFMFIYSQELMMMGAGWKILLATITASVGIYFLAAMVQGWFAGSKTNLLVRILLLAAALTLINAGLVSDLIAIGIAAVAVVIQRLKSKSGPPITTNKAV comes from the coding sequence TTGGATAAACTAACAAATGAAGAAAAGAAGCAATCCATAGTCAGTGATGAGAAAGCAAAAGAGCTAGAGGAAGCAGTCGATGGAAATTCTAACATGAGGGTGTTGACTGGCTGGATAAAGTATTCTTTCATGACAATTGCAGTAGCAGGAGCATTGTTTCATTTATATATCCTGAATTTCCATCCCATCGATCCCATGATATTTAGAAGTATTCACCTAGCATTCGGTGCTGTACTTGGCTTTATCTTATTTAAGGGATGGAAGACAAATTCGAACAAAGTATCCATATTGGATTGGTTATTAATTGCCGCAATTCTATACGTAACCTTCTATATTTATACGAATCTACAAGCAGTCCTTAGCCGGTTCGGGACCGTTCCGCAAACGCAAGACACTATAGTTGCTGTACTAGGCTTTATTGTAGTTTTGGAACTTACTCGCAGAACAAGTGGGTGGACATTACCTATCCTTGCAGGAATCTTTTCTTTATATGCCTTTATTGGTCCATATTTGCCAGGGATCCTTAATCATAGAGGCTACAGTTTTGAACGATTTGTCACTTATATTTTTAAAGATAATGGCATCTTCGGTGTCACGCTAGATGTATCATCTAAATACATCCTGTTATTTATCGTTTTTGGGGCTTTCCTGCAAATGTCAGGTGTTGGTCGTTATTTTATTGACTTTGCCTTTTCATTGGCTGGTGGAATGCGTGGTGGTCCGGCTAAGGTTGCAGTTATCTCAAGCGGACTGATGGGTATGATGAATGGTACATCAGCAGGAAATGCAGTGGCAACAGGCTCCCTTACAATACCTTTGATGCGAAGGGTCGGCTATAGTGGTCGATTTGCAGCGGCAACGGAAGCCACCGCATCTGCAGGCGGTCAGATCATGGTACCGATCATGGGTGCGGGGGCATTTATCATGGCAGAGGTTACCGGTATAAAATACTCTGAGATCATCATCGCCGCAACCATTCCAGCCTTGCTATATTTCATTTCTGTTTATTTTATGGTAGATTTACAGGCTGTAAAAAATAATATGCGCGGACTGAAGCGTAATGAATTGCCTTCTTTAAAAGGAATCCTGAAACAGGCATATCTGTTCATCCCAATTATTATCTTGATCACGTCTTTAGTGATGGGGTATTCAGTCATTCGCTCGGGGACCATTTCCATTCTTGCTTGTTTAGTGGTGAGCTGGATTCATCCTTCCACGAGAATGGGGCTGAAAAAAGTCATATATGCGTTGGAACTTGGTATGAAAAATACCATCCAATTACTTGCAGTATGTGCATGTGCAGGAATTATTGTAGGTGTTATCGCTCTTACTGGTGTTGGACAACGATTTAGTTCCCTTTTATTGAGTATTGCAGATAACAATATGCTAGTAGCACTTGTTTTTGCTATGCTTATCTCCATCATTCTAGGAATGGGGATGCCGACAACTGCTGCCTATGCTGTTGCTGCTTCTGTGGTTGCCCCTGGCTTGATACAAATGGGGCTAGAACCTCTAGCAGCTCACATGTTTGTTTTCTATTTTGCTGTTATGTCTGCCATAACCCCTCCAGTTGCACTAGCTGCCTATGCTGCGGCGGGTGTCGCGGGTACTGACCCGTTTAAAACAGGAGTAACTGCCTTCAAGCTAGGAATCGCGGCATTCATTGTTCCATTTATGTTCATTTATAGCCAAGAATTGATGATGATGGGAGCTGGGTGGAAAATCCTCCTCGCGACCATCACCGCGTCCGTGGGAATCTATTTCTTGGCAGCGATGGTCCAAGGTTGGTTTGCAGGTAGCAAAACGAATTTGCTGGTCCGTATCTTATTGCTTGCCGCTGCACTGACACTTATTAATGCAGGATTAGTTTCAGATTTGATTGCTATTGGTATCGCTGCTGTAGCAGTTGTAATCCAAAGGCTGAAAAGTAAATCAGGCCCCCCGATCACGACTAACAAGGCGGTTTAA
- a CDS encoding TAXI family TRAP transporter solute-binding subunit, which translates to MNLKRTLLASVASVGLIFSAACGGNETGGSGGDDTEIQYQDAPSTVVIGTASQGGVYYIYGGGLGQLLESKLNVTANVEVTGGPVDNIRLIQNGDQDLGMITTGPGYEAMNGVGTEFDGNKHDDIRVIFPMYYTPFHWWALESSGVGSLQDMIDKGVNRAGVGPMGGTSGTYLPQIHELLGMDVTPVFAGAGDMASQQQDGQLDVIGFAAGLPIPAVQEVAALRDVTLFGIDGEQRDKVIEEFPFFTPFTIEAGTYENIEHGDIETIAQFNFGIVHKTMNIDFVYELVKAYHENNDLLLTTHSSAEEAVPEAILLNETVPLHPGAIKYYEEIGIELPESVYPPEYKNE; encoded by the coding sequence ATGAATTTAAAACGTACTTTATTAGCTTCTGTTGCGAGCGTTGGGTTGATTTTTTCAGCTGCTTGTGGAGGGAATGAAACAGGTGGCAGTGGTGGTGATGATACAGAAATTCAATACCAAGATGCACCATCGACAGTAGTAATAGGAACAGCATCCCAAGGCGGGGTCTATTACATTTATGGTGGTGGATTAGGACAACTGCTTGAATCTAAATTGAATGTTACGGCAAATGTGGAAGTAACAGGAGGTCCAGTCGATAATATTCGCTTGATTCAAAATGGTGATCAAGACCTCGGAATGATAACAACTGGTCCTGGTTATGAAGCGATGAATGGTGTTGGAACGGAGTTTGATGGAAATAAACATGACGACATTCGTGTCATTTTCCCAATGTACTACACGCCATTTCATTGGTGGGCACTTGAATCAAGTGGGGTTGGTTCTCTTCAGGATATGATCGACAAAGGCGTTAATCGTGCAGGTGTTGGCCCAATGGGAGGGACTTCTGGAACATATCTTCCTCAAATCCATGAACTATTAGGGATGGATGTTACGCCTGTCTTTGCTGGGGCAGGGGACATGGCTTCTCAACAACAAGATGGACAACTTGATGTTATTGGATTTGCGGCCGGACTTCCTATTCCTGCTGTTCAAGAAGTAGCCGCACTACGAGATGTAACACTTTTTGGGATTGATGGGGAACAACGTGACAAGGTTATAGAGGAATTTCCATTTTTTACTCCTTTCACCATCGAAGCAGGAACATATGAGAACATCGAACATGGGGATATTGAAACAATTGCACAGTTTAATTTTGGAATCGTTCATAAGACAATGAATATTGATTTTGTTTATGAGTTAGTGAAGGCATACCATGAGAACAATGACCTTCTACTAACAACCCATTCTTCTGCAGAAGAAGCAGTGCCAGAAGCAATACTCTTGAATGAAACAGTTCCATTGCATCCTGGTGCTATCAAGTATTACGAAGAAATCGGCATAGAGCTCCCGGAATCTGTCTATCCACCTGAATATAAGAACGAATAA
- a CDS encoding TRAP transporter substrate-binding protein, producing MKGFIAIVAFLCLGVISAFYIGFGRDVKSEPKAIDVEMEGLNEKYVLKFSHVVAENTPKGLAAAMFAKLVREKTDGWVEVQIFPNGVLYDAQEEFVALLENEVHLIAPAFSEVTVHDPNWMVMDLPFVFEDELEVRRAFEGELGSKLFESIGTRGYKGIAYWDNGFKQFTNRIRPIVNPRDVEGIAVRVMPSDVLMDTYKHLGASPSTYSFNEVYETLSSGRIDGTENTFSNIYSKGFYKQQEYMTVTNHNYLGYAVLMNAEFWDALPLDHQKNIEDAMGEVTEWLREYAKSHNQEMLEKLKGENSLEVHYLTEEEKQLWRNELTPVYQKYSNVIGEELVNELLYSED from the coding sequence ATGAAAGGTTTTATTGCCATTGTGGCATTTTTATGTCTTGGTGTCATTTCTGCCTTTTATATCGGTTTTGGGAGAGATGTAAAATCGGAACCTAAAGCCATTGACGTGGAAATGGAAGGGTTAAATGAAAAGTATGTACTTAAGTTCAGTCATGTCGTGGCAGAAAATACTCCAAAAGGTTTGGCAGCAGCGATGTTTGCAAAGTTAGTGAGAGAAAAGACTGATGGCTGGGTGGAGGTGCAGATATTCCCAAACGGCGTACTTTATGATGCTCAGGAGGAGTTTGTGGCATTGTTGGAGAATGAGGTGCACCTAATAGCTCCAGCTTTTTCTGAAGTTACAGTTCATGATCCCAATTGGATGGTGATGGATCTTCCCTTCGTTTTTGAAGACGAGTTAGAGGTGAGACGTGCTTTTGAAGGGGAATTAGGAAGTAAGCTTTTTGAAAGCATCGGGACTCGTGGTTATAAGGGCATCGCTTATTGGGACAACGGCTTTAAGCAATTTACCAACAGGATACGTCCAATCGTGAACCCAAGGGATGTAGAAGGCATCGCTGTAAGAGTGATGCCAAGTGATGTATTGATGGATACGTACAAACACCTTGGAGCATCACCTAGTACATATTCATTCAATGAAGTCTATGAAACCTTAAGCTCAGGTCGAATTGACGGAACCGAAAATACTTTCTCCAATATCTATTCTAAAGGATTCTATAAACAACAGGAGTATATGACAGTTACTAATCATAATTATTTAGGATACGCAGTGTTAATGAATGCTGAATTCTGGGATGCGCTGCCCCTCGATCACCAGAAAAACATTGAAGATGCGATGGGAGAAGTGACGGAATGGCTACGTGAATATGCTAAATCACATAACCAAGAAATGCTGGAAAAGCTTAAGGGTGAAAACTCCCTAGAAGTTCATTATTTAACAGAAGAAGAGAAACAGCTATGGAGAAATGAGCTGACCCCAGTCTATCAGAAATATTCCAATGTCATTGGAGAAGAATTAGTGAACGAGCTACTTTACAGTGAAGATTAA
- a CDS encoding response regulator: MGRKDSLIQVLLIEDDPMVQHVNKLFIEKIEGFIVAGVAASGVEGKKLMEELEPDLVLLDVYMPGQDGLSLIQELRQDQIDVDIIAVTAANDTSTVKSFMRNGVIDYIVKPFTFERLEKAFHQYKEVQRQLYREASISQDKWDKVMVTSKKESVDHLPKGLQHQTLNQVINYINELKEAQSAEEIGKNVGLARVTARRYLSYLESVGKVEMELTYGTIGRPIQMYRFKG; this comes from the coding sequence ATGGGTAGAAAAGATTCATTGATTCAGGTTTTATTGATTGAAGATGATCCTATGGTGCAGCATGTCAATAAACTTTTTATAGAGAAAATAGAAGGTTTTATCGTTGCTGGTGTTGCTGCTTCTGGAGTGGAAGGAAAAAAGTTAATGGAAGAATTAGAGCCCGATTTGGTTCTCTTGGATGTCTACATGCCGGGGCAAGATGGTCTTTCTTTGATACAAGAGCTTAGACAGGATCAGATAGATGTAGATATCATTGCAGTGACTGCAGCAAACGATACGAGCACAGTTAAGTCATTCATGAGGAATGGAGTAATAGATTATATTGTAAAGCCATTTACCTTTGAGCGACTGGAAAAGGCTTTCCATCAATATAAGGAAGTTCAAAGGCAACTGTATAGGGAAGCATCCATTTCCCAGGATAAATGGGATAAGGTGATGGTTACTTCCAAAAAAGAAAGCGTGGATCATTTACCGAAAGGGCTGCAGCATCAAACGCTTAATCAGGTCATTAACTATATAAATGAGTTGAAAGAAGCACAATCAGCTGAGGAAATCGGGAAAAATGTCGGCCTTGCTAGAGTAACGGCCAGAAGGTATTTGAGCTATTTAGAATCTGTCGGAAAAGTGGAGATGGAATTAACATATGGCACAATCGGAAGGCCGATACAAATGTATCGTTTTAAGGGGTAG
- a CDS encoding sensor histidine kinase: protein MKRIHLPIRWKITGLSFGIVLFSLLIIGIILLGYMSSVKEEQFSQRALITAQVVATNPVVQQSVEEPNAPELLRPLVERIRVINNHDYIVILNMDKVRLTHPIQERVNTSFMGGDEGPAFAEHIYISKAEVADGNTSVRAFVPIKKADQVQDQIGVVVVGNVLPTMKDIVYEYLQSIIVIVFITTLFGVWGAWLLANHIKKQTFEMEPGELARVLVERTATFNAIHEGVIAIDDKERITVINHAAKKMLGVKGDVVGAKIREVIPDTRLPEILELGKPIFQRDLFVQNKAILSNRVPITVGERNVGALAIFQDRTEVNRLAQELTGVQAFVEALRVQNHEYSNKLHTIAGLIQLEESSKALEYIFSLQDEETGISQVLQKKIHDDNVAGLLLGKISRGKELNYQVKINPESCFEEYPEGITNHDLVVILGNLIDNSFDALSESKNEWKEVCILLMQSDEELHITVKDNGGGMFTVEKEKVFSRGYSTKAKQGRGIGLFLIHSIVSRVDGKITFKSQPQEGTEFNIKLPMKRRVWEHG, encoded by the coding sequence ATGAAAAGAATCCATTTACCGATTCGTTGGAAAATAACAGGCTTATCATTTGGCATTGTCTTATTTTCCCTTCTCATCATTGGAATTATTTTGTTGGGATATATGTCAAGTGTAAAAGAAGAGCAATTTTCCCAAAGGGCATTAATTACGGCTCAAGTAGTCGCTACCAACCCGGTCGTTCAACAGTCTGTTGAAGAACCAAATGCTCCAGAATTATTAAGGCCGCTTGTGGAACGGATAAGGGTCATTAATAACCATGATTATATTGTCATCCTTAATATGGATAAGGTCAGACTTACCCATCCTATACAAGAGCGAGTGAATACTTCGTTTATGGGAGGAGACGAAGGTCCTGCATTTGCGGAACATATTTATATCTCTAAAGCAGAGGTAGCCGACGGCAATACTTCAGTACGGGCATTTGTCCCTATCAAAAAGGCAGATCAGGTCCAAGATCAAATAGGTGTTGTAGTTGTCGGGAATGTCTTACCGACCATGAAAGACATCGTTTATGAATATTTACAATCCATTATTGTAATCGTTTTTATCACTACTTTATTTGGTGTATGGGGAGCTTGGCTATTGGCCAACCACATTAAAAAGCAGACATTTGAAATGGAGCCAGGCGAATTGGCTCGTGTACTTGTGGAAAGAACAGCTACTTTTAATGCCATCCATGAAGGGGTCATTGCCATCGATGATAAGGAGCGGATCACTGTCATAAACCATGCAGCAAAAAAGATGCTTGGCGTTAAAGGGGATGTAGTCGGTGCAAAGATCCGTGAGGTGATCCCTGATACCAGATTGCCTGAAATACTGGAATTGGGAAAGCCGATTTTCCAGCGGGATTTATTTGTGCAAAACAAGGCGATTTTGAGTAATCGGGTCCCCATAACTGTTGGGGAGAGGAATGTTGGGGCGTTGGCTATTTTCCAAGATAGGACGGAAGTTAATCGTTTGGCGCAGGAGCTTACAGGGGTTCAAGCATTTGTGGAGGCGCTTAGGGTGCAAAACCATGAATACTCGAATAAATTGCACACGATTGCAGGGCTGATCCAGCTTGAAGAAAGCTCAAAGGCATTGGAATATATTTTTTCCTTGCAGGATGAGGAAACAGGTATTTCCCAGGTGCTCCAAAAGAAGATTCACGACGATAACGTGGCGGGGTTATTGCTTGGAAAAATTAGTAGAGGAAAGGAACTGAACTATCAGGTGAAGATTAATCCCGAGAGTTGTTTTGAGGAGTATCCTGAGGGGATTACCAATCATGATTTAGTTGTCATCCTTGGAAATCTAATAGATAACAGCTTCGATGCCTTGAGCGAATCAAAGAATGAGTGGAAGGAAGTATGCATTCTGTTAATGCAATCAGATGAGGAATTACATATAACAGTCAAGGACAATGGGGGAGGAATGTTTACCGTAGAAAAAGAAAAAGTCTTTTCACGGGGCTATTCTACCAAAGCGAAACAAGGGAGGGGCATCGGGTTGTTTCTTATTCATTCCATCGTGTCACGGGTCGACGGGAAAATTACTTTCAAAAGTCAGCCGCAAGAAGGAACGGAATTCAACATCAAGCTCCCGATGAAAAGGAGGGTGTGGGAACATGGGTAG
- a CDS encoding MFS transporter, protein MPRALWLLVIGMAINVTGASFLWPLNTIYIHDILGKSLSVAGLVLMVNAGASVIGNLIGGVLFDKIGGYRSILLGISITIIALIGLTINHTWNFYVVYLTIIGFGSGIVFPSMYAMAGSVWKEGGRKSFNAMYVSQNLGVAIGAALGGLVADIRFDYIFLANTVTYAIFFIIALFGYRKIQANPTSQTSVLDQKQRIKEHTKLYALLTVCIGYLLCWMGYVQWQTTIATHTQSLGISLKQYSILWTINGALIVLAQPIISWVVKKYTKTLKTQIIVGLVIFIISFAVVGVAEQYTAFVVAMIIITIGEMFVWPAVPTVANQLAPKGREGFYQGIVNSTATGGRMLGPFMGGVLVDLSGMGMLFGVLMSFMVIAIFTTLVYDKKLKEVPITVLSKNVS, encoded by the coding sequence ATGCCCAGAGCCCTTTGGTTATTAGTTATTGGTATGGCAATAAACGTAACTGGGGCTTCTTTTTTATGGCCGTTAAATACTATATACATTCATGACATCCTTGGAAAGTCGCTTTCTGTGGCGGGACTTGTTCTAATGGTTAATGCCGGTGCAAGTGTAATAGGAAACCTGATAGGTGGTGTGCTTTTTGATAAAATTGGTGGATACCGGTCCATTCTTTTAGGGATTTCCATCACCATCATTGCACTCATTGGCTTGACCATCAATCACACTTGGAATTTCTATGTGGTGTACTTGACCATCATTGGATTCGGATCAGGGATTGTGTTCCCATCCATGTACGCGATGGCAGGTTCCGTGTGGAAGGAAGGTGGACGCAAATCGTTCAATGCCATGTATGTATCACAGAATCTTGGTGTGGCTATTGGAGCGGCACTCGGGGGGCTTGTGGCGGATATTCGTTTTGACTACATATTCCTCGCGAATACAGTCACGTACGCAATCTTTTTCATCATCGCATTATTTGGCTATCGGAAGATACAGGCTAATCCTACTAGCCAGACCTCCGTATTGGATCAAAAGCAAAGAATTAAGGAACATACTAAGCTGTACGCTTTATTAACAGTGTGTATCGGGTATCTTCTGTGCTGGATGGGCTATGTCCAATGGCAGACGACCATTGCCACACATACACAATCACTTGGGATATCCCTAAAGCAGTACAGCATTTTATGGACAATAAATGGAGCATTAATCGTACTGGCACAACCCATCATTTCATGGGTAGTAAAAAAATACACAAAAACGTTGAAAACCCAGATCATTGTGGGATTGGTCATATTCATTATTTCCTTCGCGGTAGTGGGAGTAGCTGAGCAATACACAGCTTTTGTTGTAGCAATGATCATCATTACAATCGGTGAAATGTTCGTCTGGCCGGCTGTTCCAACTGTGGCTAATCAACTAGCCCCAAAAGGACGGGAAGGGTTCTATCAAGGAATCGTCAACTCGACTGCAACAGGCGGAAGGATGCTAGGTCCCTTTATGGGAGGGGTATTGGTGGACCTTTCTGGAATGGGAATGTTGTTTGGTGTTTTAATGTCCTTTATGGTGATAGCGATATTTACAACCTTGGTATATGATAAAAAGTTAAAAGAAGTGCCGATTACCGTACTTTCCAAAAATGTATCTTGA
- a CDS encoding YtzC family protein gives MATRESVEQFIQQCEDALRNAHAQYSEAKQLEHYNDTEFTSAQEQIEATYNDLMHLSQSCNAQQREQLNRMRLQLQNLQNEMTLLRH, from the coding sequence ATGGCAACAAGAGAATCTGTTGAACAATTTATTCAACAATGTGAAGATGCACTGCGCAATGCACATGCACAATATAGTGAAGCAAAGCAACTGGAGCACTATAACGATACCGAATTCACAAGTGCCCAAGAGCAAATCGAAGCAACGTACAATGACCTTATGCATCTTTCCCAGAGTTGTAATGCTCAGCAACGCGAGCAATTAAATCGCATGCGCCTGCAGTTGCAAAATCTTCAAAATGAAATGACTTTATTGAGACATTAA
- a CDS encoding TIGR01212 family radical SAM protein (This family includes YhcC from E. coli K-12, an uncharacterized radical SAM protein.) encodes MTKQTTQNPFPYSVEDKRYHTWNYHLRNHFGHKVFKVALDGGFDCPNRDGTVAHGGCTFCSAAGSGDFAGNRADDLITQFNEIKAKMHHKWKDGKYMAYFQAFTNTHAPVEVLREKYETVLQQDGVVGLSIGTRPDCLPDDVVEYLAELNQRTYLWVELGLQTVHERTALLINRAHDFETYVEGVNKLRKHGIRVCSHIIDGLPLEDNKMMMETAEAVAKLDVQGIKIHLLHLLKGTPMVKQYEKGMLEFLSFEDYIQLVCDQLEILPPEMIVHRITGDGPIDIMIGPMWSVDKWSVLNAIDAELKRRDSWQGKYYVGKGAEDAR; translated from the coding sequence ATGACTAAACAAACAACGCAAAATCCGTTTCCATATTCCGTTGAAGATAAACGATATCACACGTGGAATTATCATTTACGTAATCATTTCGGACATAAAGTATTCAAAGTGGCTTTAGATGGTGGTTTTGACTGCCCTAACCGTGATGGCACAGTAGCTCATGGCGGTTGCACATTTTGCAGTGCCGCAGGTTCCGGTGATTTTGCAGGAAACCGTGCAGATGATTTAATCACCCAATTTAATGAGATAAAAGCTAAAATGCATCATAAATGGAAAGACGGCAAATATATGGCCTATTTCCAGGCCTTCACCAATACGCACGCACCAGTAGAGGTCTTAAGGGAAAAATACGAAACCGTGCTACAGCAGGATGGGGTGGTCGGCCTTTCCATTGGAACACGGCCTGATTGCTTGCCAGATGATGTGGTGGAATATTTAGCCGAGTTGAATCAGCGCACTTATCTTTGGGTGGAGCTTGGTTTGCAAACGGTTCATGAGAGAACCGCCCTCCTGATCAATCGTGCCCATGACTTTGAAACATATGTGGAAGGTGTCAACAAATTGCGTAAGCATGGCATCCGTGTATGTTCCCATATCATTGACGGTCTGCCATTGGAAGATAATAAAATGATGATGGAAACGGCAGAGGCTGTTGCAAAGCTGGATGTGCAGGGAATCAAAATTCATTTGCTTCACCTCCTGAAGGGCACTCCTATGGTAAAGCAATATGAAAAAGGCATGCTGGAATTCCTTTCCTTCGAGGATTACATCCAACTAGTTTGCGATCAGTTGGAGATTTTGCCACCTGAAATGATCGTCCATCGCATTACAGGGGACGGCCCCATTGATATCATGATCGGTCCGATGTGGAGTGTGGATAAGTGGTCGGTACTGAATGCCATTGATGCTGAACTGAAAAGAAGAGACAGTTGGCAAGGAAAGTATTATGTTGGGAAAGGCGCTGAGGATGCACGATGA
- a CDS encoding class I SAM-dependent methyltransferase codes for MKLERVLPYSKKILKLAVSEGDIAVDCTVGNGHDTLFLAELVGESGHVYGFDIQREAITNTDALLGEHGAEPRVTLFEASHAEVLDRIPSEKHDQIRGAIFNLGYLPGGDKEIVTVPESTIIAVDKLLSVMKKEGVIIIVVYHGHPEGQVERDALLDYVTKLDQKKAHVLQYRFLNQVNNPPFIIALEKK; via the coding sequence ATGAAATTGGAACGAGTCTTACCATACAGTAAAAAGATTTTGAAACTTGCTGTGTCAGAGGGTGATATTGCTGTTGATTGTACAGTTGGAAACGGACACGATACCCTCTTCCTTGCAGAGCTTGTTGGAGAGTCTGGCCATGTGTATGGCTTTGATATCCAACGTGAGGCTATAACGAACACTGATGCTCTGCTAGGGGAACATGGTGCTGAACCTCGTGTCACGCTGTTTGAAGCAAGCCATGCAGAGGTACTGGATAGAATTCCTTCTGAAAAACATGACCAGATCAGGGGGGCCATTTTCAATCTGGGTTACCTTCCTGGTGGAGACAAAGAAATTGTAACGGTACCAGAGAGTACGATCATCGCCGTGGACAAACTTCTTTCCGTCATGAAAAAAGAGGGAGTCATCATCATTGTCGTCTATCACGGCCACCCAGAAGGCCAGGTCGAACGGGATGCCCTTCTCGACTACGTCACCAAACTGGACCAGAAAAAAGCACATGTCCTGCAATACCGCTTCCTGAACCAAGTGAACAACCCACCATTCATCATCGCCTTAGAAAAAAAATAA
- a CDS encoding tetraprenyl-beta-curcumene synthase family protein yields the protein MKVPTHPFSLMKRVYRDVFPVVYEELECWKKRASDIPDEELRKQALASIEAKAFHCEGGGILSLLAGVDFREAVKFIVAYQTISDYLDNLCDRSTSMDPEDFSALHESMPDALTVGAPLKNYYRFREEQEDGGYLASLVTTCQSVLSSLGNYALIAPHLVKLAGYYCDLQVHKHVVVEERVPRLEEWFSIYKEELPPMEWYEFSACSGSTLGIFCLVSQAFRESFTADHAEKIVGGYFPYIQGLHILLDYFIDQEEDLEGGDLNFCTYYENESVFMDRLRHFMEQADIYTAGLPFEKFHRLINRGLLGVYLSDRKVHDCKDISAMAKSIIKASGGTAYFFYMNGRAYRRFQSWRGA from the coding sequence TTGAAGGTACCCACCCATCCTTTTTCCTTGATGAAAAGGGTGTATCGAGATGTTTTTCCTGTGGTATATGAGGAGTTGGAGTGTTGGAAGAAGAGAGCGTCTGATATTCCCGATGAGGAGCTTCGCAAGCAGGCGCTGGCAAGTATCGAGGCGAAAGCCTTCCATTGTGAAGGTGGCGGTATTCTATCGTTGCTTGCAGGAGTCGATTTTCGTGAGGCGGTAAAGTTTATCGTTGCTTATCAGACCATAAGTGATTATTTGGATAATCTATGCGACAGGAGTACTTCGATGGATCCTGAGGATTTCTCAGCCCTTCATGAATCCATGCCGGATGCATTGACTGTCGGAGCCCCTTTGAAAAATTATTACCGATTCAGGGAAGAGCAGGAAGATGGAGGGTACCTTGCAAGTTTGGTGACAACTTGCCAAAGTGTGTTGAGTTCTTTGGGTAATTATGCCCTGATAGCTCCGCACTTGGTGAAGCTTGCCGGATATTATTGCGATTTGCAAGTACATAAGCATGTAGTGGTGGAGGAAAGGGTGCCAAGGCTTGAGGAGTGGTTCTCCATTTATAAGGAAGAGCTACCACCGATGGAATGGTATGAGTTCTCTGCTTGTTCTGGATCCACTTTAGGGATTTTTTGTCTGGTATCGCAGGCCTTCCGTGAATCTTTTACCGCAGATCATGCGGAAAAGATTGTGGGAGGATATTTTCCTTATATACAAGGACTGCATATACTACTGGATTATTTCATTGATCAAGAAGAAGATCTGGAAGGTGGAGATCTTAATTTCTGCACGTATTATGAGAATGAGTCTGTGTTCATGGACAGGTTAAGGCATTTCATGGAGCAGGCGGATATCTATACGGCAGGCTTGCCTTTTGAAAAATTTCACCGCTTGATCAACCGTGGTCTGCTCGGTGTCTATCTTTCAGATCGCAAAGTCCACGACTGCAAAGACATCTCCGCCATGGCAAAAAGCATCATCAAAGCAAGTGGCGGTACCGCCTACTTCTTCTACATGAACGGGAGGGCCTATCGACGTTTTCAAAGCTGGCGTGGAGCTTAA